In Aminobacterium sp. MB27-C1, a single genomic region encodes these proteins:
- a CDS encoding prepilin peptidase produces MEWATLVILCWAGFYDLKYKKVPNWLTYGVLFAALLFHGFQGAFMPSLLGGLLGLGWFLIPYMLGGMGAGDVKLLAATGAVVAWPGALYVVLYSSIVGGLLVLVLAFKDVDYKSVWLALAGGAGKFFKSIWISGREHRKEKVPYALSIAIGYALYLLL; encoded by the coding sequence ATGGAATGGGCAACTTTAGTAATTTTATGTTGGGCAGGTTTTTATGATCTCAAATATAAAAAGGTTCCTAATTGGCTCACATATGGGGTGCTCTTTGCAGCGTTGCTCTTTCATGGTTTCCAGGGTGCGTTTATGCCCTCTCTTTTAGGTGGTTTGTTGGGATTAGGATGGTTCCTTATTCCGTATATGCTGGGAGGAATGGGGGCTGGAGACGTTAAGCTTTTAGCTGCAACTGGGGCAGTAGTAGCTTGGCCTGGGGCTTTGTATGTTGTTTTATATTCATCTATTGTTGGTGGCCTTTTAGTTCTTGTTTTGGCTTTTAAAGATGTTGATTATAAAAGTGTTTGGTTAGCGTTAGCAGGTGGCGCGGGTAAGTTTTTCAAGAGTATATGGATATCAGGGCGAGAGCATAGAAAAGAAAAAGTTCCTTACGCACTTTCTATCGCTATTGGGTATGCTCTGTATCTCCTGCTATGA
- a CDS encoding sensor histidine kinase gives MKDDTIYTKLKSIHNKVQGYIASNLSSVSGIRHEETQRLKEVREKLEYIQKNIYETIEASDKTEQAYKSARQRLVDATRDEDEKSQQQAYDRAEQLMKMQATLEERERSLRQQREYLMKEEREIIQSLARSDEMANKFRLALELLEDQAVNAMLGADSEKSFKILAAAFSLAERDSRALARDLHDGPAQKLSGAIMLYDLAERYIETGKNHEAIEELRKVKKQMQEAMADIRTFLFQIYPQGLEEGLDVALQRYAKQASDRYGVEISFQASGDIVSIPMALRSNLFRVIHQAMDNAIQKGDAKNVKIALSAGTDAFSAKISDDGKGFDVEEAKADARERGSYGLMNMEERTRLFGGNISIDSSPGRGTTVSMRVPIPEDDY, from the coding sequence ATGAAGGATGACACGATTTATACCAAGTTAAAAAGCATTCATAACAAAGTACAGGGGTATATCGCATCCAACCTATCAAGCGTTTCTGGTATTCGACATGAAGAAACCCAGAGGCTTAAAGAAGTGCGGGAAAAACTCGAATACATTCAGAAAAATATTTATGAAACTATTGAAGCTTCTGACAAAACGGAGCAGGCTTATAAAAGTGCTCGTCAACGTTTAGTTGATGCTACACGTGATGAAGATGAGAAGTCTCAGCAACAAGCTTATGATCGTGCCGAGCAGCTTATGAAAATGCAGGCCACCTTAGAAGAACGTGAGCGTAGCTTACGTCAACAGCGTGAATACTTAATGAAAGAAGAACGGGAAATCATACAATCCCTTGCACGCAGTGACGAAATGGCCAATAAGTTTCGTTTGGCCCTTGAACTTTTGGAAGACCAAGCTGTAAATGCTATGTTAGGTGCAGATAGCGAGAAAAGCTTTAAAATTCTTGCGGCAGCTTTCAGCTTAGCTGAAAGGGATAGTAGGGCGTTGGCCAGAGATCTTCACGATGGCCCCGCACAGAAGCTTTCAGGAGCAATTATGCTTTATGATTTAGCAGAACGATATATTGAAACTGGGAAAAATCATGAAGCAATAGAAGAGCTTCGCAAAGTAAAGAAACAGATGCAAGAGGCAATGGCGGATATTCGTACCTTCCTTTTCCAGATTTATCCTCAAGGTCTTGAAGAGGGGCTTGATGTAGCCCTTCAAAGATATGCGAAACAGGCAAGTGATCGTTATGGGGTAGAAATATCTTTTCAGGCTTCCGGAGATATTGTGAGTATTCCAATGGCTCTGCGCAGCAATCTCTTTAGAGTCATTCACCAAGCTATGGACAATGCTATACAAAAAGGGGACGCAAAGAACGTCAAGATTGCTCTCAGCGCTGGGACAGATGCTTTTAGTGCCAAAATCAGTGACGATGGCAAAGGCTTTGACGTTGAAGAAGCAAAAGCTGATGCCAGAGAACGAGGATCTTACGGTTTAATGAACATGGAAGAAAGAACGCGTCTTTTTGGAGGAAATATCTCTATCGATAGCTCCCCTGGCAGGGGGACCACCGTCTCAATGAGAGTGCCAATTCCGGAGGATGATTATTAA
- a CDS encoding Flp family type IVb pilin, which yields MIEKLRNLVWDEEGQGMVEYGLIIALISIAAIVAITAIGPKINTAFTKANNALPAE from the coding sequence ATGATAGAAAAACTTCGTAACCTCGTGTGGGATGAGGAAGGCCAGGGGATGGTGGAATACGGATTGATTATAGCATTGATATCTATTGCTGCTATAGTTGCGATTACTGCTATAGGCCCAAAAATTAACACAGCTTTTACTAAAGCTAATAATGCATTACCTGCAGAATAA
- a CDS encoding 3-oxoacid CoA-transferase subunit B produces the protein MLPELDEKVVRERIAKRIALDFDNGAVVNLGIGIPTLVSDFIPHSVRVIMQTENGVVGAGPAPEEHDLRFIGAGGRGLSLIPGSSIVSSDMSFGLIRGGHLDATVLGALEVDEEGNLANWWIPGKLIPGMGGAMDLVSGARAVYVATTHFDKKGRSKLVKKCALPLTGAGVVSTIVTEYCVVRKRDGHMVLTEIAPNVDVNELLEKTAMSFEVSSDLCLMKGIEEECCCEEASK, from the coding sequence ATGCTTCCAGAACTTGATGAAAAGGTAGTGCGAGAACGAATTGCAAAACGAATAGCCCTTGATTTTGATAATGGTGCCGTTGTCAATCTGGGCATAGGTATTCCTACGCTTGTTTCAGATTTCATCCCTCATAGTGTTAGGGTAATCATGCAGACAGAAAATGGAGTTGTTGGTGCAGGTCCAGCCCCAGAGGAACACGATCTTCGCTTTATAGGAGCGGGGGGACGAGGATTAAGCCTTATTCCAGGATCATCAATAGTTTCGAGCGATATGAGTTTTGGTCTCATTCGAGGTGGTCATCTCGACGCCACTGTTTTGGGTGCATTAGAAGTTGATGAAGAAGGCAATTTGGCAAACTGGTGGATTCCGGGAAAACTCATCCCAGGGATGGGTGGAGCCATGGATCTCGTATCCGGAGCAAGAGCTGTCTATGTCGCCACAACGCATTTTGATAAGAAAGGACGGTCAAAACTTGTAAAGAAATGTGCTCTTCCTCTTACAGGGGCAGGCGTAGTTTCTACAATTGTGACTGAGTATTGTGTTGTAAGAAAGCGCGACGGGCACATGGTGTTAACAGAGATAGCTCCCAACGTGGATGTTAATGAATTGCTGGAAAAAACAGCTATGAGTTTTGAGGTGAGCAGTGATCTTTGCTTAATGAAAGGCATTGAAGAAGAATGTTGTTGCGAGGAGGCATCGAAATGA
- a CDS encoding response regulator transcription factor: protein MGKITVVIADDHNLFRESVRKVLDMESDIEVIGEARDGQETIEVVERMSPQIVMLDIRMPKFDGIEVVNKLREKGVNCAFVIITALDGENQITRVSRAGIQGYVLKSSGLAELLTALRIVASGGRYVDPQIASKLLSSFSPHAEFKEKIETLTLKEKQILYWISHGLSSREVAKRMILSNKTVQNHMSQILKKLEVQEKGQAVALAWKWGLPEHAPSEIMDSAGE, encoded by the coding sequence ATGGGAAAAATTACTGTAGTCATAGCAGATGATCATAACCTTTTTCGAGAAAGCGTTAGAAAAGTTCTTGATATGGAATCTGATATTGAGGTTATAGGAGAAGCACGAGATGGGCAAGAGACTATAGAAGTTGTTGAGCGTATGTCTCCACAAATTGTTATGCTTGACATCCGTATGCCAAAATTTGATGGCATAGAAGTAGTCAACAAATTACGTGAAAAGGGAGTAAATTGTGCTTTTGTCATTATCACTGCACTTGATGGTGAAAATCAGATAACGCGTGTATCAAGAGCAGGTATTCAAGGGTATGTCTTAAAGTCATCGGGATTGGCAGAGCTTCTTACTGCGCTACGAATTGTTGCTTCTGGTGGTCGTTATGTAGATCCTCAAATAGCCTCAAAACTCCTCTCTTCTTTTTCTCCCCATGCCGAATTTAAAGAGAAAATTGAAACTTTGACACTCAAAGAGAAACAAATCCTCTATTGGATCTCCCATGGACTCTCTTCCCGAGAAGTAGCAAAACGAATGATCCTTTCAAATAAAACAGTACAAAATCATATGAGCCAAATATTGAAGAAACTTGAAGTACAAGAAAAAGGCCAGGCTGTTGCCCTCGCATGGAAATGGGGATTGCCTGAGCATGCACCATCAGAAATTATGGATTCTGCTGGCGAATAA
- a CDS encoding thiolase family protein, which translates to MTKAVILSACRTPGGKYGGSLKSFEAPDLGGVAIAEAVKRSGVKTDDISEVIMGNGWQAGVGANPARIAMVKGKLPQDIPSFTVNKRCGSGLRTIMLIADRVRLGDINAGVAGGMESATNTPYLLPDARWGHRMGEKKALDVLHQDGFVCPVAGALMGTLTERLVTEYNISRQEQDEYALQSHQKAVRAMEEGLFAEETVSLTYRDRKKGEIVVDREEIPRKDTSLEALGRLPAIFKENGTITAGSSSALCDAGSAVVVANEEWAKQQGHKPIARILGYANAALDAGLFGIAPTVAMPKALEMANLALEDMDLIEINEAFAAQVIACHRVLPFNMEKLNIHGGAIALGHPIGATGARILTTLLYALKTADKELGIASACIGGGQAVAMVVQRF; encoded by the coding sequence ATGACAAAGGCTGTTATTCTGAGTGCCTGCCGAACTCCTGGCGGAAAATATGGAGGATCTTTAAAATCTTTTGAAGCTCCTGATCTTGGAGGCGTAGCTATAGCTGAAGCCGTAAAACGATCTGGTGTTAAAACTGATGATATTTCAGAAGTAATTATGGGAAATGGCTGGCAGGCAGGTGTAGGAGCCAATCCCGCTCGTATCGCTATGGTCAAGGGAAAATTACCGCAAGATATTCCGTCATTTACCGTGAATAAACGGTGTGGCTCGGGTTTGCGGACTATCATGCTTATAGCTGACCGTGTCCGTCTTGGAGATATTAATGCTGGAGTGGCAGGGGGAATGGAAAGCGCAACGAATACTCCTTATCTCCTTCCCGATGCACGCTGGGGCCATAGAATGGGGGAAAAGAAGGCTTTAGATGTTTTACATCAGGATGGTTTTGTGTGTCCCGTGGCAGGAGCCCTCATGGGGACACTAACAGAACGCCTGGTTACGGAATATAATATATCGAGACAAGAACAAGATGAATACGCTTTGCAAAGTCATCAAAAGGCAGTTCGAGCTATGGAAGAGGGCTTGTTCGCAGAAGAAACTGTGTCTTTAACCTATCGTGATCGTAAAAAAGGTGAAATCGTTGTAGACCGTGAAGAAATTCCAAGAAAAGATACCTCTCTTGAAGCTCTTGGCCGTCTTCCTGCTATCTTTAAAGAAAATGGAACAATTACCGCAGGAAGCAGCTCAGCTTTATGCGACGCTGGCAGTGCTGTTGTCGTAGCGAATGAAGAGTGGGCCAAGCAACAAGGTCATAAGCCAATAGCGCGAATTTTAGGGTATGCAAATGCGGCTCTTGACGCTGGCTTGTTTGGAATAGCGCCAACTGTTGCCATGCCTAAAGCTCTTGAAATGGCGAATCTAGCCCTTGAAGATATGGATCTTATCGAGATCAATGAAGCATTTGCTGCGCAGGTTATAGCTTGTCATAGAGTTCTTCCCTTTAACATGGAGAAACTTAATATTCATGGCGGAGCTATAGCATTGGGGCATCCCATAGGAGCTACAGGGGCTAGAATCCTTACTACATTGCTTTACGCACTCAAGACAGCAGACAAAGAACTTGGCATTGCCAGTGCATGCATCGGTGGAGGGCAGGCAGTAGCGATGGTCGTGCAACGATTTTAA
- a CDS encoding TadE/TadG family type IV pilus assembly protein, producing MRKILKKRSKGQALVEFALVLPLLLLLVMGIIDFGLIMQQYLTLQHSVREGARMASVGGNDTDVISRVEEILASRWASDEVTVNVAKTNKGTYEESVVTVNAPVAFITPLGSFVEGLVPNWQAQAVAAFRSE from the coding sequence ATGAGAAAAATATTGAAAAAACGAAGTAAAGGGCAGGCACTTGTTGAATTTGCGTTAGTGCTGCCCCTTTTGCTTCTTCTCGTGATGGGAATTATAGATTTTGGTTTGATCATGCAACAATATTTAACTTTGCAGCATAGCGTTCGAGAAGGAGCTCGCATGGCTTCTGTTGGCGGTAATGACACCGATGTTATCAGCAGAGTTGAAGAAATTTTAGCTTCACGTTGGGCAAGTGATGAGGTTACCGTAAATGTGGCAAAGACCAATAAGGGAACCTATGAAGAATCTGTTGTAACAGTAAATGCTCCTGTTGCGTTTATAACACCTCTTGGGTCTTTTGTGGAGGGGCTTGTGCCTAATTGGCAAGCGCAAGCCGTGGCCGCTTT